From one Melioribacteraceae bacterium genomic stretch:
- a CDS encoding DUF494 family protein: MTNKIVEVLAKILDGLNKNYTLDEVSKIINKEKIYDNQTVGVAFSLVFDKVLSNKLKEEANRKTPSKNFRLLDNDELEVIGIDNYNYLIHLVNVGLLSNSDLEMTLEQIMMYPKELITKDDINWIILISLIDFNTDILPGSRVLLYSSDTIN; this comes from the coding sequence ATGACAAACAAAATTGTGGAAGTTCTTGCAAAGATATTGGACGGACTTAATAAAAATTATACTTTAGATGAAGTAAGTAAAATTATTAACAAAGAAAAAATTTATGATAACCAAACAGTTGGCGTAGCATTCAGTTTGGTTTTTGATAAAGTACTAAGTAATAAATTAAAAGAAGAAGCAAATAGAAAAACTCCCTCTAAAAATTTTAGATTGCTTGATAATGATGAGTTGGAAGTAATAGGAATAGATAACTATAACTATTTAATTCACCTTGTAAACGTAGGTTTGTTAAGCAATAGTGATTTAGAAATGACATTAGAACAAATTATGATGTATCCAAAAGAATTAATTACAAAAGATGATATAAATTGGATCATATTAATCTCACTAATTGACTTCAATACGGATATCCTACCAGGGAGCAGAGTTCTACTTTATTCTTCGGATACAATCAATTAA
- the topA gene encoding type I DNA topoisomerase, whose translation MAKNLVLVESPSKAKTINKYLGRNYTVEATVGHLRNLPKTKLGVDIDDGFKPKLLNMRGKGDLIKKIKSLAKKADKVFIATDPDREGEAIAQDIIDIIDGHDKEEVYRVLFHEITKESVKKSMASPVHVNSYLVISQRARRVMDRIIGYKLSPFLWRAMIEESSNSLSAGRVQSVALRLICEREEEINKFIPIEYWSLVGKFDTEKKESIEAKLFSVDNKTIKVPPKAEMNEDEWKEFFKNNFAIRNQEEAEKLFEDVNSKSNFHISEVTKKATKRNPYAPFITSTLQSEASKSLGFRPRKTMMVAQSLYEGLELGDEGFTGLITYMRTDSTRLNVEIVDSAREYIEEKFGKEYKPADPRLFGKKAKGNIQDAHEAIRPTSVNYSPEFVKDYLNKDQFRLYELIWKRFVASQMESAQLETTTVNIKSDQYIFRASGTAVKFPGFMALYDESKEDNGDSENGNGKIPLGLLQDQKLDLSDLVKNQHFTKPPPRFSESTLIKELESNGIGRPSTYASIMGTLQDREYVTQEQRKLFPSDLGVKVNKFLIENFPKIVEVGFTARMEEELDQMAEGEIEYEKALNDFYTPFASSLKEVEENIKPIECDKCGSPMDIRIGRFGRFLACTNYPDCKNIKSLKEFSNGGASAEPEFTGDLCPKCENKTIYRYGKFGKFIGCSNYPDCDFTKQIDIGMKCPKCKEGDVVVKRTRRAKIFYGCSKYPDCDYASWTKPKPEGDTDESEGSEE comes from the coding sequence ATGGCAAAAAATCTCGTTTTAGTTGAGTCGCCTTCTAAAGCTAAAACAATAAATAAATATTTAGGCAGAAACTATACAGTCGAAGCAACTGTCGGTCATCTTAGAAACCTACCAAAGACTAAACTCGGTGTTGATATAGATGATGGTTTCAAACCAAAACTGCTTAACATGCGTGGTAAAGGCGACTTGATAAAAAAAATAAAATCTTTAGCAAAAAAAGCTGATAAAGTATTTATAGCAACTGACCCTGACCGTGAGGGCGAAGCTATTGCTCAAGATATTATTGATATTATTGATGGACATGATAAGGAAGAAGTTTACAGAGTGTTGTTTCATGAAATAACAAAAGAATCTGTAAAAAAATCCATGGCTTCACCGGTTCATGTTAATTCCTATCTGGTCATTTCACAACGTGCTAGAAGAGTAATGGATAGAATTATTGGTTATAAGCTTAGTCCATTTTTATGGCGTGCGATGATAGAAGAATCTAGTAACTCCTTGTCTGCGGGGAGAGTTCAATCTGTTGCTCTAAGATTAATTTGTGAACGTGAAGAAGAGATAAATAAATTTATACCAATTGAGTATTGGTCGCTAGTTGGCAAATTTGACACAGAAAAGAAAGAATCAATTGAAGCTAAATTATTTTCTGTGGATAATAAAACTATAAAAGTTCCGCCAAAAGCAGAAATGAATGAAGATGAGTGGAAAGAATTTTTCAAGAATAATTTTGCAATTAGGAATCAAGAAGAAGCTGAAAAATTATTTGAAGATGTGAACTCCAAAAGTAATTTTCATATTTCTGAAGTAACAAAAAAAGCAACAAAGCGAAATCCTTATGCACCGTTCATAACTTCGACGCTGCAATCTGAGGCTTCTAAATCGTTAGGATTTAGACCACGCAAAACTATGATGGTCGCACAAAGTTTATACGAAGGACTTGAACTTGGTGATGAAGGTTTCACCGGTTTGATAACTTACATGCGTACGGATTCTACTAGATTAAATGTTGAGATCGTTGATAGTGCAAGAGAATACATAGAAGAGAAATTTGGTAAAGAATACAAACCTGCAGATCCCAGATTATTTGGGAAAAAAGCAAAAGGAAACATTCAAGATGCGCATGAAGCAATTCGACCAACTTCTGTAAATTATTCTCCGGAGTTCGTCAAAGATTATTTGAATAAAGACCAATTCCGTTTATACGAATTGATTTGGAAAAGGTTTGTAGCTTCTCAAATGGAGAGCGCTCAACTCGAGACAACAACGGTAAATATAAAATCCGATCAATATATTTTTAGAGCGTCCGGAACAGCTGTTAAATTCCCCGGATTCATGGCTTTATATGATGAATCAAAAGAAGATAATGGTGATTCAGAAAATGGAAATGGAAAAATCCCGTTGGGATTGTTACAAGATCAAAAATTGGATTTATCCGATCTTGTAAAAAATCAACATTTCACTAAACCACCGCCGCGTTTCTCCGAAAGTACTTTGATAAAGGAATTAGAAAGTAATGGAATTGGAAGACCAAGTACATACGCAAGTATTATGGGGACATTGCAAGACCGTGAATATGTTACCCAAGAACAACGAAAACTTTTTCCCTCTGATTTGGGTGTAAAGGTGAACAAGTTCCTAATAGAAAACTTCCCTAAGATTGTTGAGGTTGGATTTACAGCTAGAATGGAAGAAGAACTTGATCAAATGGCAGAAGGTGAAATTGAATATGAAAAAGCGTTGAATGACTTTTATACTCCATTTGCTTCATCCTTAAAAGAAGTGGAAGAAAATATTAAGCCGATAGAATGCGATAAATGCGGTTCTCCTATGGATATTAGAATCGGTAGATTTGGAAGATTCTTGGCTTGCACAAATTATCCGGATTGTAAAAACATCAAATCATTAAAAGAATTCTCTAACGGTGGTGCCAGCGCTGAACCTGAATTCACAGGTGATCTTTGTCCTAAATGCGAAAATAAAACAATATATAGATACGGAAAATTCGGAAAATTTATTGGTTGTTCAAATTATCCCGATTGCGATTTCACAAAGCAAATTGATATCGGAATGAAATGCCCAAAGTGTAAAGAGGGTGATGTTGTTGTAAAAAGAACACGCAGAGCAAAAATATTTTACGGCTGCAGTAAATATCCTGATTGCGATTATGCAAGTTGGACAAAACCAAAACCTGAAGGTGACACTGATGAATCCGAAGGTTCAGAGGAATGA
- the ybeY gene encoding rRNA maturation RNase YbeY, translating into MKNVSVENEKNYFILKREVHDILQRLKSELNFSITSLQVNFISSEDITKINEEYLQHEGSTDIITFNYSEDTFNLDGECYICVPVAEENARKYDVSIQNELLRLIIHGILHLIGYDDQNQKDKKVMKKEENRLVNLLFKRDMRIIRI; encoded by the coding sequence ATGAAAAACGTAAGCGTTGAAAATGAAAAGAATTATTTTATTTTAAAGCGAGAAGTACACGATATTCTTCAAAGGTTAAAAAGTGAATTAAATTTTTCAATCACTTCATTGCAAGTCAATTTTATCAGCTCTGAAGATATAACAAAAATAAATGAAGAATATTTACAGCATGAAGGTAGTACAGATATAATAACCTTTAATTATTCAGAAGATACTTTTAATTTAGATGGAGAATGTTATATTTGCGTTCCGGTTGCGGAAGAAAATGCCAGAAAATACGACGTTTCAATACAAAATGAACTTTTGAGATTGATAATACACGGAATACTGCACTTAATTGGTTATGATGATCAGAATCAAAAAGATAAAAAAGTGATGAAGAAAGAAGAGAATAGACTAGTTAACTTATTGTTTAAACGAGATATGCGGATAATTAGAATATGA
- a CDS encoding MBL fold metallo-hydrolase, translated as MKIKFWGTRGSIPVPGKNTIKFGGNTACVQISDDENFIILDAGTGIRELGNELMQNHLCNEIHLLISHTHWDHIQGLPFFSPIYNDQCTLDIYAEIKHGASIDRIFETQWDPNYFPVTSEIFKDKVKYIEIGNMQNIDVNGFNVSSINTHHSEGTLAYKIEKNGNKIVYMTDNELYYDAKRNLPTPEEILEKNRLQVEFIKDADILIHDTMYQHEDYGEKIGWGHSNNYSASVFANLGNVKKLLLFHYDPDYSDRKIEAIELETNELLKELNSSVVCEGAFDGMELII; from the coding sequence ATGAAAATTAAATTTTGGGGAACAAGAGGATCGATTCCTGTACCGGGAAAAAATACAATTAAGTTTGGTGGTAATACTGCCTGTGTTCAAATTAGCGATGATGAAAATTTTATCATATTGGATGCCGGAACAGGTATCAGAGAATTGGGTAATGAATTGATGCAAAATCACTTATGTAATGAAATTCATCTTTTAATTTCTCACACACACTGGGATCATATACAAGGTCTGCCATTTTTTAGTCCTATTTATAACGATCAATGTACATTAGATATTTATGCCGAAATTAAGCATGGGGCTTCTATCGATAGAATTTTTGAAACTCAGTGGGATCCGAATTATTTCCCCGTAACTTCAGAGATATTTAAAGATAAGGTTAAGTACATTGAGATAGGAAATATGCAGAATATAGACGTTAACGGATTTAATGTTAGCTCAATAAACACACACCATTCCGAAGGCACACTTGCTTATAAAATTGAGAAAAACGGTAATAAAATAGTTTATATGACCGATAATGAATTGTATTATGATGCAAAAAGAAATCTACCCACACCGGAAGAAATTTTAGAGAAAAATAGACTTCAAGTAGAATTTATTAAAGATGCAGATATTCTTATTCACGATACAATGTACCAGCATGAGGACTATGGTGAAAAGATTGGTTGGGGACATTCAAATAATTATTCGGCTTCAGTATTTGCTAATCTTGGGAATGTAAAAAAACTATTGCTTTTCCATTATGATCCCGATTATTCGGATAGAAAGATTGAAGCAATCGAGTTAGAAACAAATGAACTGCTGAAAGAGTTGAACAGCTCTGTTGTTTGCGAAGGGGCTTTCGATGGTATGGAGTTAATAATCTAA